In Anopheles gambiae chromosome 2, idAnoGambNW_F1_1, whole genome shotgun sequence, a single window of DNA contains:
- the LOC1281389 gene encoding E3 ubiquitin-protein ligase hyd isoform X3 has translation MSTLHFVVHPLPGTEDQLNDRIRDVADKINKYGVQTLPGLQSLKVPVKQIVIGPAHLGILLEDGRAFRVAFSIIPERLDLSKQDASKAGGTGGGGGGGGGGGGGGGGGGGGGGGGAGGGGSGGGGGNQSSNQSNNNSKSTPTSRQCRSRARIMRTSSSVRAGSGSQASGSRSTGVIMGGGSSGSRSIVSVPAPFVPEELVAQAQVVLQGKSRNLIIRELQRTNLDVNLAVNNLLSRDDEGGDDTEEGSDNYVAEDLISLLDGGFHPDNSVIIDAEAMFTDDVFGFSNIRNLMLYSRARSERNQNNSSSAGGSGGSGGAAGSAGNSNDGTPSGSRSGGGTQSGPGSGAGSSAVIAGGGQSGSSGGGGAGGGPSGVSGGSGLSSAEREGFGRWRDRQYFGPRRWFQGGREDVWEKEAGDSKKKDYSSGYPLWVSDEMEPWPEKEHPVRFTEIASLYSEFIGVTARGELHQWRWADAEPYRSSDAASVHHPKTIPLNLLYEKVTHISATLIRCSVATESGRIATWMDELLGYAGNKLEHVATNYPEFALDRIVSLHTCTLYTVARTESGELFWWGVLPFGQRKRLWDKYQAKAKKPIRPSVNAPEVTVGAQVCMKSCPMYQHGAIGFTISNGVPKVGQLMNAAWDLTKVCRFKLLSMSTLSQQLAASTQGGSTGSGSGSGGGGGGLGSSSTPGSCGIAGSLGSGSNAGGTGSQNASAGVAGGLGGLFEKDSKGGGGAGGASGSSSGSAGVSSSKQGAGNNKESADRIDMPPPPSPASSTCSDTGSVTNSHKRPKRMTLKEEPDPKKDEEQWLLKDVIFVEDVRSVPIGRVLKVDGDYAAVKFPPPPGASTSSSSGSNSKDKFDDIEAWQDCRLLRKDDLQVIKSAATPRVPDCFQKIPRRIVLNPSAAASSGGSDAAAGGGGGTSQLLTIAVDPKGIHGIMKTANNRLHYSLFNLNTGRQEQDSAFPTDIGSFLGASMQDVSLTCAGDSSDSVLLLRDGNNTIYPMAKDCMDAIRDPSWLDLPPIKCIAAASLTLPSVGVNLKSQVALVVLAPEQQLLMAKILRCDIEGVRQLLAHIAADGPDQMRGTLAAILAEHTDGNRNIIHACISMCSPTSNREPEFAASGSNGNGGGGSSNGGGSAAGGNNSGLESINVITNTMIGNRPVSIREIMRRNVSNRELESSSSGGGGGGGAGAIVSNNVQGGGLAVPGAAGSGDDQQPVIGGNSMPVVYWPPEYDPASGDEDSLGGLNNAMGSQQQQQAGGAAGGSQQAAALYTAQKSLAAIPEAYVSDANERRQNAQLVLQLLCESPVLQPHLRALLSAKDAQGQTPFMLAVTCRAYQAGLTVFKAVQKIANGDDAVRDSMIFPPGSSPDQSPLGILCCNDTCSFTWTGADHINQDIFECRTCGLTGSLCCCTECAKVCHKGHDCKLKRTSPTAYCDCWEKCKCKALIAGNQAKRHDLLCKMATETDLVTRFNSRGESILLFLIQTVGRQMVEQRQYRATSRVRSTSSGNARKTPNLEPDNEMPEHNLEPPRFARKALDRLLNDWPAVRAMIMTGAENEKPIVPNANQQPFYDDDNQQVYLQSQSGTSLLDKFTHSLIVRCSSDPLEKLLMTLVHELQNESIPGRAEEAQKVARRFVRSVARVYVIFSIERFQNPEKQRNSTTQTKHLQAYRRVFTALFKFAIEELVEIADALITPVRLGVVKPIAPFNLSSNNIDSTDELFSVEPLAPPTNRANAGGIAQIANTTASVHLGVDPLDSERSSSGFISRINIRLGDIEDNNDADALVQDDGETSEQEDMAEREQPPPRRSSSLRPVASAASMNAEDESQDLLRSEENAQGESDNEFNFHEPETDSDSDDNQSTQDAQRSVQTGATAGSDTDDSGDSTQPDDEGSEDGESDDQSTVDFNLNDDQLERRQTPGGNQRNNLAPQSMQWAIRSRETTAPERVRLTTGSSNMVFIDPSSLRRSTAAVTTAQQQESPTMTTTASALARAFGIILRQISDLIGMLPTSITGSASVLDVTHQDAVQLQMYVEKRLKLTWEWILTVMEATEAQLRFGASLTDSTDPSHPLHPLNIPTSSSTSDAAPSALIGVTAGRSRATISTLGTATTARSLGFADNDRSAREGGSSMTADSEASRRDFLTYCLSLMRAHNSEHRDSLPVLDVTALRHVAYVLDAILFYMRATNDCDLDRTTTGSNVWDDQDENENEEAEEDITNSIVMDSDSVDEDVLSRPSLGRRHSFFQRSDSTLCLGCPAPDPFNTPLTEALPLADQPHRLQPTAKREDLFGMPKWPITLAPGGSGTPNPNTACSSEGGACSATNLELPPVRLSLSSSIRHEMSSSSSGSGAAAASATATGIVIDPTEALYSDAQQQQQQQQNQPSTTGQESSVAFISGGITQSSSPPNTDSRVRVEISLPVGIFQAAASGSATVGNGSSNKQQEMDASGSGPAAAAAAKSGGGETHSPKPPPPPPPPSGGSSSSGAGGSSAAASSSAASFSEVYYKKSRLFYLKSNNKYSEESDVDEVSISSDEPQDLSQSSIKIDVDTDQDHDELSESDSEDSRQHSSTSTAKRQKLDDGGSDAGGGGDEATAALSMSLQQQQQQGSEQHQQQQTPQQQQQQQQESASAIRPPIIVTRRKVATTAAGGSASLDGSSVVLGQGSGAADVAMPGEQQIVAVAASSSSSGPSVSFANPLVTIGNAPAGTSPGKSVIVRAGPSSTVFAAGTIGGSGSSSNSVDLIQSAEAMDIQEISAHVTVETTPNVLPAALQPEMPPRGIYLRGSSAMSSSILSDILLGRWRLSLILFARVFLEDVGVEPGSVIYELNGFPVKETKFRRYMEKLRCTTQKDLTLLKMERNRAALLTQTFKELNGLYNNRRVQQPLVFNRVKVTFKDEPGEGSGVARSFYTAIAEALLANEKLPPLDAAQTPSKYGAGPFNSMLRHRGSGGGGSGGSAGSSNAGAGVGGGVVGGSSSIQQGSGAGGSSSSRRGLSSKQPLWRPNRESRKTLNYDARPFRPGNEQGAAGGGGSSGAGSGGGGASPPTLLNVGDIFSVQQQQLGERLYPKVQQQHPNNAAKITGMLLELPPTQVLHLLASDENLRQRIGEAVEIIVQRQRLEMDNLSNGGASGQSASTAAAAAGTGGAAAQGVSSSLGGSVSLAGSGSSASGSSGTSGAAGTTGDQGGVAGSGGGVTGSNSSSSGGGYGSMAGQGGGSTPALAKKCTPVLLLEDCQMDAPLFYTPGKRGFYSPRQGYPSSERMNAFRNVGRLIGLCLLQNELFPLFLQRHVLKFILGRQIRFHDLAFFDPVVYESLRQLIKDSQTKTGISILQSLEINFVIDLMVEEGSGTVELVPGGRDIQVNENNVYDYVRKYAEYRMIKTQEKALEAIRSGVFDVLPDTALDQLTAEDLRLLLNGVGDIHVATLISYTAFNDESNEPSEKLTKFKRWLWNVVEKMSNLERQDLVYFWTGSPALPASEEGFQPMPSVTIRPADDSHLPTANTCISRLYIPLYSSKAVLRHKLLLAIKTKNFGFV, from the exons ATGTCGACGCTACACTTCGTCGTCCATCCGCTGCCAGGCACAGAGGATCAACTAAACGACAG AATACGAGACGTGGCCgataaaatcaacaaatatGGCGTACAGACGCTACCCGGGCTGCAGTCGCTGAAGGTCCCAGTGAAGCAGATCGTCATCGGGCCGGCACACCTCGGCATCCTGCTCGAGGATGGGCGCGCCTTCCGAGTGGCCTTTTCCATCATACCCGAGCGGTTGGATCTCAGCAAGCAGGACGCCTCGAAGGCCGGCGgaaccggcggcggcggcggcggaggtggtggtggaggtggcggcggaggaggaggtggaggaggcggcggcggaggtgccggtggtggtggtagcggcggtggcggcggcaacCAATCGTCCAATCAGTCAAACAACAACTCCAAAAGCACGCCTACCTCGCGGCAGTGCCGGTCGCGCGCGCGCATCATGCGCACGAGCAGCTCGGTACGGGCCGGCAGTGGCTCGCAAGCGTCCGGCTCGCGCAGCACCGGCGTCATCATGGGTGGCGGATCGTCCGGCAGCCGGTCGATCGTGTCCGTGCCGGCACCGTTCGTGCCGGAGGAGCTGGTCGCTCAGGCGCAGGTGGTGCTGCAGGGCAAGAGCCGCAATCTGATCATTCGCGAGCTGCAGCGCACCAATCTGGACGTGAATCTGGCGGTGAACAATCTGCTCTCGCGCGACGACGAGGGCGGCGACGACACGGAGGAGGGCAGCGATAACTATGTGGCCGAGGATTTGATCTCCCTGCTGGACGGTGGCTTCCATCCGGATAACAGCGTCATCATCGACGCGGAAGCGATGTTCACCGACGATGTGTTTGGATTCTCCAACATTCGAAA TTTGATGTTATACAGCCGTGCCCGTAGTGAACGCAATCAAAACAATTCATCGTCCGCCGGCGGCAGTGGTGGATCGGGCGGAGCGGCCGGCTCGGCCGGTAACAGCAACGACGGCACCCCGTCCGGCAGTCGCTCGGGCGGCGGTACCCAGTCCGGGCCGGGCAGTGGAGCCGGTTCGTCGGCCGTCATTGCGGGCGGTGGCCAGTCCGGTTCgtccggcggtggcggcgccGGCGGTGGACCCTCGGGCGTGTCCGGCGGCTCCGGGCTGAGCAGTGCCGAGCGGGAAGGCTTTGGCCGCTGGCGCGACCGGCAGTACTTTGGACCGCGCCGTTGGTTCCAGGGCGGAAGAGAGGACGTGTGGGAAAAGGAAGCGGGTG aTTCCAAAAAGAAGGACTACTCGTCCGGCTACCCGCTGTGGGTGTCGGATGAGATGGAACCGTGGCCGGAGAAGGAGCACCCGGTGCGCTTCACCGAGATTGCTTCCCTGTACTCCGAGTTTATCGGCGTGACGGCGCGGGGCGAGCTGCACCAGTGGCGGTGGGCCGATGCCGAACCGTACCGCAGCAGTGACGCCGCGAGCGTGCACCATCCGAAGACGATACCGCTGAACTTGCTGTACGAAAAGGTGACGCACATATCGGCCACCCTGATTCGGTGCTCGGTGGCGACCGAGAGCGGCCGCATCGCGACCTGGATGGACGAGCTGCTCGGGTACGCGGGCAACAAGCTGGAGCACGTGGCCACCAACTATCCCGAGTTCGCGCTCGACCGAATAGTGTCGCTGCACACCTGCACCCTGTACACGGTGGCGCGCACCGAGAGCGGCGAGCTGTTCTGGTGGGGCGTGCTGCCCTTCGGCCAGCGCAAGCGCCTGTGGGACAAGTACCAGGCGAAGGCGAAGAAGCCGATCCGGCCGAGCGTGAACGCGCCGGAGGTGACCGTGGGCGCGCAGGTGTGCATGAAAAGCTGCCCGATGTACCAGCACGGTGCGATCGGGTTCACCATCTCGAACGGTGTGCCGAAGGTGGGCCAGCTGATGAACGCGGCCTGGGATTTGACCAAGGTGTGCCGGTTCAAGCTGCTCTCGATGTCGACGCTATCGCAGCAGCTCGCCGCCAGCACGCAGGGCGGAAGCACGGGCAGTGGTtccggcagtggtggtggtggcggtgggctCGGTTCAAGCTCCACGCCGGGCAGCTGTGGCATTGCCGGCTCGTTGGGCTCCGGTTCGAATGCGGGTGGAACTGGATCGCAGAATGCGTCCGCCGGTGTGGCCGGAGGATTAGGTGGACTGTTCGAAAAGGACTCCAAGGGTggaggtggtgctggtggggcGAGTGGTAGCTCCTCCGGGTCCGCGGGCGTTTCGTCCTCGAAACAGGGGGCCGGCAACAACAAGGAGTCGGCCGATCGGATCGAcatgccgccgccaccgtcgcCGGCTTCTAGCACGTGCAGCGACACCGGCAGCGTCACCAATTCCCACAAACGTCCCAAGCGCATGACGCTGAAGGAAGAGCCCGATCCGAAGAAGGACGAAGAGCAATGGTTGCTGAA GGACGTCATTTTCGTCGAAGACGTACGCTCCGTTCCGATTGGCCGCGTGCTGAAGGTGGACGGTGACTATGCGGCGGTAAAGTTTCCGCCCCCGCCCGGCGcgtcgaccagcagcagcagcggcagcaacagcaaggaCAAGTTTGACGACATCGAGGCGTGGCAGGACTGTCGCCTGCTGCGCAAGGACGACCTGCAGGTGATCAAATCGGCCGCGACGCCGCGCGTCCCGGACTGCTTTCAGAAGATACCGCGCCGCATCGTGCTCAATCCGAGCGCCGCCGCGTCGAGCGGCGGCAGCGATGCGGcagccggcggcggcggcggcacctCCCAGCTGCTTACGATCGCGGTCGATCCGAAGGGCATCCACGGCATCATGAAGACGGCCAACAACCGGCTGCACTACTCGCTGTTCAACCTGAACACGGGCCGGCAGGAGCAGGACAGTGCGTTCCCCACGGACATTGGCTCGTTTCTCGGCGCCTCGATGCAGGACGTGTCGCTGACCTGTGCCGGCGACAGCTCGGAcagcgtgctgctgctgcgcgacGGCAACAACACGATCTACCCGATGGCGAAGGATTGCATGGACGCGATACGGGACCCGAGCTGGCTGGACCTGCCGCCGATCAAGTGCATTGCGGCCGCCTCGCTCACGCTACCCTCCGTGGGCGTCAATCTGAAGTCGCAGGTGGCGCTGGTGGTGCTCGCaccggagcagcagctgctcatGGCGAAGATACTGCGCTGCGACATCGAGGGCGTCCGGCAGCTGCTCGCGCACATTGCGGCCGACGGGCCGGACCAGATGCGTGGCACGCTCGCAGCGATACTGGCCGAGCACACGGACGGCAATCGGAACATTATCCACGCCTGCATCAGCATGTGCTCGCCGACGTCGAACCGGGAGCCCGAGTTTGCCGCCAGCGGCTCGAACGGCAACGGCGGCGGGGGATCGTCGAACGGTGGAGGCTCCGCGGCCGGAGGCAACAACAGCGGGCTGGAGTCGATCAACGTCATAACCAACACGATGATTGGCAATCGGCCAGTTAGCATCAGGGAAATTATGCGTCGCAACGTCAGCAACCGGGAGCTGGAAAGCAGctccagtggtggtggtggtggtggcggcgccGGTGCGATCGTGTCGAACAACGTGCAAGGTGGGGGGTTGGCCGTGCCCGGTGCGGCTGGCAGTGGCGACGATCAGCAGCCGGTGATCGGTGGAAACTCGATGCCGGTCGTTTACTGGCCGCCGGAGTACGACCCAGCCAGCGGGGACGAGGACAGTCTCGGCGGGCTGAACAACGCTATgggcagccagcagcagcagcaggcaggtGGAGCCGCTGGTGGCAGCCAGCAGGCGGCCGCACTGTACACCGCGCAGAAATCGCTAGCCGCCATACCGGAAGCGTACGTGTCGGACGCGAACGAGCGGCGCCAGAATGCGCAGCtcgtgctgcagctgctgtgcGAGAGTCCGGTGCTGCAGCCGCACCTGCGCGCCCTCCTCAGCGCGAAGGATGCCCAGGGCCAGACGCCGTTCATGCTGGCGGTTACGTGCCGGGCGTACCAGGCCGGCCTGACCGTGTTCAAGGCGGTGCAGAAGATCGCCAACGGCGACGATGCCGTGCGCGACTCGATGATATTCCCGCCCGGCTCCTCGCCGGACCAGTCGCCGCTCGGGATACTGTGCTGCAACGATACGTGCTCGTTCACCTGGACCGGTGCGGACCACATCAATCAGGACATCTTCGAGTGTCGCACCTGCGGCCTGACCGGGTcgctctgctgctgcaccgaGTGCGCCAAGGTGTGCCACAAGGGTCACGACTGCAAGCTGAAGCGAACGTCGCCGACCGCGTACTGCGACTGCTGGGAAAAGTGCAAGTGCAAGGCGCTGATCGCGGGCAACCAGGCGAAGCGGCACGATCTGCTGTGCAAGATGGCGACCGAGACGGATCTGGTGACGCGGTTCAATTCGCGCGGCGAGTCGATCCTGCTGTTTCTCATCCAGACCGTCGGCCGGCAGATGGTGGAGCAGCGCCAGTACCGGGCGACGTCGCGCGTCCGCTCGACCTCGTCGGGCAATGCGCGCAAAACGCCCAACCTCGAGCCGGACAACGAAATGCCGGAGCACAATCTGGAGCCGCCGCGGTTCGCCCGCAAAGCGCTGGACCGGCTGCTCAACGACTGGCCGGCGGTGCGGGCAATGATCATGACGGGCGCGGAGAACGAGAAACCGATCGTACCGAACGCGAACCAGCAACCGTtctacgacgacgacaaccAGCAGGTGTATCTGCAGTCGCAGAGCGGCACCTCGCTGCTGGACAAGTTCACGCACAGCCTGATCGTGCGGTGCAGCAGCGATCCGCTGGAAAAGCTGCTGATGACGCTGGTGCACGAGCTGCAGAACGAGTCCATCCCGGGGCGGGCCGAGGAGGCCCAGAAGGTGGCACGCCGGTTCGTGCGGTCGGTGGCGCGCGTGTACGTCATCTTCAGCATCGAGCGGTTCCAGAACCCGGAGAAACAACGCAATTCGACCACCCAGACCAAGCATCTGCAGGCGTACCGGCGCGTGTTTACGGCGCTGTTCAAGTTTGCCATCGAGGAGCTGGTAGAGATAGCGGACGCGCTCATAACGCCGGTGCGGCTCGGTGTGGTGAAGCCCATTGCGCCGTTCAATCTGTCCTCTAACAATATCGAC AGCACCGACGAGCTGTTCTCGGTGGAACCGTTGGCACCGCCAACAAATCGCGCCAATGCGGGCGGAATTGCACAAATTGCCAACACGACCGCTAGTGTGCACCTGGGCGTCGATCCGCTCGATAGCGAACGCTCGTCGTCCGGGTTCATTTCGCGCATCAACATTCGGCTGGGCGACATCGAGGATAATAACGATGCGGACGCACTGGTGCAGGACGATGGGGAAACGTCCGAGCAGGAAGACATGGCCGAGCGGGAGCAACCGCCGCCAAGGCGCTCGTCCTCGCTGCGCCCGGTCGCGAGTGCCGCCTCGATGAATGCCGAGGATGAGTCGCAGGATCTGCTGCGAAGCGAGGAAAACGCGCAGGGCGAGAGCGACAACGAGTTCAACTTCCACGAGCCggaaaccgattccgattcggACGACAACCAGAGCACGCAGGACGCGCAGCGGAGCGTTCAAACCGGCGCGACGGCCGGCTCGGATACAG ACGATTCCGGCGACTCGACCCAGCCGGACGACGAAGGTTCGGAGGACGGCGAAAGCGACGACCAGTCGACGGTGGACTTCAACCTGAACGACGATCAGCTCGAGCGGCGCCAAACGCCGGGCGGCAACCAGCGCAACAATCTCGCCCCACAGTCGATGCAGTGGGCCATACGGAGCCGCGAAACGACTGCCCCGGAGCGGGTGCGCCTGACCACCGGCAGCTCCAACATGGTGTTCATCGATCCGAGCTCGCTGCGCCGGTCGACGGCGGCCGTCACGACCGCGCAGCAGCAGGAATCGCCCACCATGACCACGACGGCCAGCGCCCTGGCCCGTGCGTTCGGCATCATACTGCGCCAAATTTCCGACCTGATCGGCATGCTGCCGACCAGCATTACCGGCTCGGCGTCCGTACTGGACGTGACCCACCAGGACGCGGTGCAGCTACAG ATGTATGTTGAGAAGCGGTTGAAGCTGACGTGGGAGTGGATACTGACCGTAATGGAAGCAACCGAGGCACAGTTGCGCTTCGGTGCGTCGTTGACTGATTCCACCGACCCCTCGCATCCGCTACATCCGCTCAACATTCCGACCTCGTCGAGCACTAGTGATGCAGCTCCTTCCGCTCTGATCGGTGTCACCG CAGGCAGAAGCAGAGCCACAATTAGCACGTTGGGCACAGCGACCACAGCGCGCAGCCTAGGATTTGCCGATAATGATCGCAGCGCGCGAGAAG GTGGTTCCTCGATGACGGCAGATTCGGAAGCTAGCCGACGCGACTTCCTCACCTACTGCCTTTCGCTGATGCGGGCGCACAACTCGGAGCATCGCGACTCCCTTCCCGTGCTGGACGTGACCGCCCTGCGGCACGTGGCGTACGTGCTCGATGCAATTCTGTTCTACATGCGCGCCACTAACGACTGCGACCTGGaccgcaccaccaccggctCGAACGTGTGGGACGATCAGgacgagaacgagaacgaagAGGCGGAAGAGGACATTACCAACTCGATCGTGATGGACAGCGACTCGGTCGACGAGGACGTGCTGAGCCGCCCGTCGCTCGGCCGCCGGCACTCCTTCTTCCAGCGGTCGGATTCAACGCTCTGTCTCGGCTGCCCGGCACCGGATCCGTTCAACACGCCGCTTACCGAAGCACTGCCTTTAGCGGACCAGCCGCACCGGCTGCAGCCGACCGCCAAGCGCGAGGATCTGTTCGGCATGCCCAAGTGGCCGATTACGCTGGCACCTGGCGGCAGTGGCACGCCGAATCCGAACACCGCTTGCTCGTCGGAGGGGGGTGCTTGTTCTGCGACCAACCTGGAGCTGCCCCCCGTTCGGTTGAGCCTGTCGTCCTCGATTCGGCATGaaatgagcagcagcagcagcggtagtggtgcTGCAGCGGCATCGGCGACAGCCACAGGAATCGTGATCGATCCAACGGAAGCACTGTACTCCgacgcgcagcagcagcagcagcagcagcagaaccagCCATCAACAACCGGGCAGGAAAGCAGCGTAGCGTTCATAAGCGGTGGCATCACACAATCCTCCTCACCACCGAACACGGACTCTCGTGTAAGGGTAGAAATTTCTCTTCCCGTAGGAATCTTCCAAGCTGCTGCGAGCGGTTCGGCGACGGTTGGCAATGGATCTTCCAACAAGCAGCAGGAAATGGACGCCAGTGGCAgtggcccagcagcagcagcagcagcgaaaagCGGCGGCGGTGAAACCCATTCACCGAAGCCGCCTCCACCGCCGCCCCCACCaagcggtggcagcagcagctccgggGCGGGCGGTAGTAGTGCCGCCGCCTCGTCCTCCGCCGCCTCCTTCTCCGAGGTCTACTACAAAAAGAGCCGGCTGTTCTATCTGAAGAGCAACAACAAGTACAGCGAAGAGTCCGACGTCGATGAAGTGAGTATCAGCTCGGATGAGCCGCAGGACTTGTCGCAATCGTCGATTAAAATCGATGTCGATACGGATCAGGATCACGATGAGCTGTCGGAGTCGGATTCGGAGGATTCGCGCCAGCACTCGTCGACGTCGACGGCCAAGCGCCAGAAGCTGGACGACGGCGGCAGCGATgcgggcggtggcggcgacGAAGCAACTGCCGCACTGTCGATGtcgcttcagcagcagcagcagcagggaagcgagcagcatcagcagcagcagacccctcagcagcagcagcagcagcagcaagaatcCGCGTCTGCGATTCGGCCCCCAATAATAGTCACGCGTAGAAAGGTGGCAACGACGGCCGCTGGCGGATCGGCATCACTGGATGGGTCCTCGGTTGTTCTAG GACAAGGATCCGGCGCTGCGGATGTAGCGATGCCTGGCGAGCAGCAAATCGTAGCGGTTGCTgcgtcttcctcctcctcgggACCGTCTGTTTCGTTCGCCAATCCGCTGGTAACGATCGGGAATGCACCTGCTGGAACGTCCCCCGGTAAAAGCGTTATTGTGCGAGCGGGACCATCATCCACG GTGTTTGCCGCGGGCACTATcggtggcagcggcagcagcagcaactcggTCGACCTGATACAATCGGCCGAAGCGATGGACATACAGGAGATATCCGCCCACGTGACGGTCGAAACGACGCCGAACGTGTTGCCGGCCGCACTGCAGCCGGAGATGCCGCCACGCGGCATCTATCTGCGCGGCTCGTCCGCCATGTCCTCCTCGATCCTGTCCGACATACTGCTGGGCCGGTGGCGCCTGTCGCTGATACTGTTTGCGCGCGTCTTCCTCGAAGACGTCGGCGTTGAGCCGGGCAGCGTCATCTACGAGCTGAACGGGTTCCCCGTGAAGGAGACCAAATTTCGGCGCTACATGGAGAAGCTGCGCTGCACCACGCAGAAAGACCTGACGCTGCTGAAGATGGAGCGCAACCGGGCGGCCCTGCTGACGCAGACGTTCAAGGAGCTGAACGGGCTGTACAACAACCGGCGCGTCCAGCAGCCGCTCGTGTTTAACCGGGTGAAGGTAACGTTCAAGGACGAGCCGGGCGAGGGTTCCGGCGTGGCGCGCAGCTTCTACACCGCCATCGCCGAGGCGCTGCTCGCGAACGAAAAGCTGCCCCCGCTCGATGCGGCCCAAACGCCGAGCAAGTACGGGGCCGGTCCGTTCAACAGCATGCTGCGGCACcgtggcagtggtggtggcggcagtGGCGGCAGTGCTGGCTCCTCAAACGCCGGTGCAGGCGTTGGGGGTGGAGTGGTcggtggcagtagcagcatACAGCAGGGAAGTGGCGCCGGTGGAAGCAGCAGCTCGCGCCGTGGCCTTTCCAGCAAGCAGCCGCTGTGGCGCCCGAACCGTGAATCTCGCAAAACGCTCAACTACGACGCCCGCCCGTTCCGGCCGGGCAATGAACAGGGTGCGgccggtggcggcggttcaTCGGGAGCTGGCAGCGGTGGTGGGGGTGCCAGCCCTCCCACCCTGCTGAACGTGGGCGACATCTTTTcggtccagcagcagcagctgggcgAGCGGCTCTATCCAAAGGTACAACAGCAGCATCCGAACAATGCGGCCAAGATTACGGGCATGCTGCTGGAGCTGCCACCAACGCAGGTGCTGCATCTGCTCGCCTCGGACGAGAATCTGCGCCAGCGCATCGGGGAGGCGGTCGAGATAATCGTGCAGCGCCAGCGGCTGGAAATGGACAACCTTTCCAACGGTGGCGCCAGCGGTCAGTCGGCAtcgacggcggcggcagcagcaggcacTGGCGGAGCAGCAGCGCAAGGAGTTTCGTCCTCGCTCGGTGGGTCCGTTTCGCTGGCGGGCAGCGGCAGTAGCGCCAGTGGATCATCCGGCACTTCCGGTGCCGCCGGCACCACGGGTGATCAAGGTGGTGTAGcgggcagtggtggtggcgttaccggtagcaacagcagcagcagtggcggcGGCTACGGCAGCATGGCAGGACAAGGCGGCGGCAGCACGCCGGCGCTGGCGAAAAAGTGTACCCcggtgttgctgctggaggATTGCCAGATGGACGCGCCGCTGTTCTACACGCCCGGCAAGCGCGGCTTCTACAGTCCCCGGCAGGGCTATCCTTCCAGCGAACGGATGAATGCGTTCCGCAATGTGGGCAG ATTGATTGGGCTGTGCTTGCTGCAGAACGAACTATTTCCGCTGTTCCTGCAACGGCACGTACTGAAGTTCATTCTCGGCCGGCAGATCCGCTTCCACGATCTGGCCTTCTTCGATCCGGTGGTGTACGAGTCGTTGCGCCAGCTGATCAAAGATTCGCAAACCAAAACAGGCATCAGCATACTGCAGAGCCTTGAAATCAACTTTGT GATTGACCTCATGGTGGAGGAAGGTTCCGGAACGGTCGAACTGGTACCGGGCGGACGCGATATTCAGGTGAACGAAAACAACGTGTACGACTATGTGCGCAAGTACGCGGAGTATCGGATGATAAAGACGCAAGAAAAGGCATTGGAA GCTATTCGCTCCGGCGTGTTTGACGTGCTGCCCGATACTGCGCTCGATCAGCTGACTGCCGAAGATTTGCGACTGCTGCTGAACGGTGTCGGCGACATACACGTGGCGACCCTCATCTCCTACACCGCGTTCAACGACGAATCGAACGAGCCGAGCGAGAAGCTCACCAAATTCAAGCGCTGGCTCTGGAACGTGGTCGAAAAGATGAGCAATCTGGAGCGGCAGGATTTG GTGTATTTCTGGACCGGTTCACCGGCGCTGCCCGCCTCGGAGGAAGGATTCCAGCCGATGCCATCGGTGACCATCCGCCCGGCGGACGATTCGCACCTGCCGACGGCCAACACCTGCATCTCCCGGCTGTACATACCGCTCTACTCCAGCAAAGCGGTCCTGCGGCACAAGCTCCTGCTAGCGATCAAGACAAAGAACTTTGGATTCGTGTAA